In Flavobacterium piscisymbiosum, the sequence CGGGCAAATTCTATTTGTTCGTTAATATAAGATCTTAATCTTGGATAAGTTTTGTAATACGCTTCAATCAAAGCAGCACTTTCGCTACGGGACAATGAAGTCTGATTACTTAAACCAAAAGCAGAAACACCATATATAATCCCGAAGTTTACCGTTTTGGCATTACTTCTTTGTTCGCGCGAAACTTCATCCAAAGGAACATCAAAAACTTTTGCAGCAGTTGCTTTGTGAATGTCTTCTCCGTTTTTGAAAGCGGCAATCATATTTTCTTCTCCGCTTAAAGCGGCAATAATTCTTAATTCTATCTGCGAGTAATCCGCAGAGATTAAAGTATGGTTTTCATCGCGAGCTACAAATGCTTTACGAATCTGACGACCTCTTTCTGTACGAATTGGAATATTCTGCAAGTTCGGATTATTAGAACTCAAACGTCCCGTTGCGGCAACAGTTTGCATGTAATCAGTATGAACACGTAATGTTTTTTTGTCTACTTGTTCCGGCAAAGCCAAAATATAAGTGCTTTGTAGTTTTACCATTTGACGCCAATCCAGGATTTGTTTTACAATTGGATTGTCGTTTGCTAAATAAGTCAAAACCTCTTCGCCAGTTGCGTATTGACCAGTTTTGGTTTTCTTTTGTTTTGCTCCGCCAATTTTTAATTTATCAAATAAAATATCTCCTAATTGTTTTGGAGAGGCCAGATTGAATTTCTCGCCGGCGGTTTCGTATATTTTTTCTTCCAGAGATTTAATTTCGATGTCCATTTCTTTAGACATTATACTTAAAAACTCAACATCTAAACGAATTCCTTCTGTTTCCATATCGGCTAAAACGCTTACTAATGGAATTTCGATTTCGTCGAATAACTTCTTAGTTTCGGTTTTGTCTAATTCGGCAGTAAAAAGTTCTTTTAATTGTAATGTAATATCAGCATCTTCTGCAGCATATTCCTTGATGTCTTCAAGAGCTACATCACGCATTGTAATTTGATTTTTTCCTTTTTTACCAATTAATGTTTCAATTGATTTTGGAGAATATTTCAAATACGTTTCTGCTAAAATATCCATATTATGGCGCATATCCGGATTAATCAAATAGTGCGCAATCATGGTGTCAAAAAGTTTTCCTTTTACGATAACGCCATAATTAGAAAGGATCTTTAAGTCGTATTTTAAGTTTTGACCAATTTTTTCGATGTTTTCATTTTCGAAAAACGGTTTAAATTTATCTACTAAAATCTGAGCTTCTTCCTGACTTTCCGGAAACGGAACATAAAATGCTTTTCCTTTTTCATAAGCAAAAGACATTCCTACTAGTTCTGCGTGCAAAGCATCCAGGCCAGTAGTTTCAGTATCAAAACAAACAGCAGTCTGTTTTTGTAAATTCTGCAAAAGCAATTTAATTCCTAAATCACCTTCAATGGCTTGATAGGAGTGAGGTGTGTTTTCTAAAGTATTGTAAAACGAAGTTCTCTCTTCTGTGTTTTCATCTGTAGTGGCACCGCCTCCAAAAAGATCAAACTGATCTTCGTTTTTGGGTTGTGGTTTTTTGTACAATTTAGCATCCGAAGGCTGACCTGCATTTGCTAGTTCATTTCCGCCGCCTGCTTTAAATAAATTATCAAATTGTTCGGCCATTCTTCTAAATTCCAATTCCTGGAAAATAGCATCAGTTTTTTCGATATCAGGACGCGAAAGTTCGTAGTCATTTTCATTAAAAACTACATCACAATCGCATATAATAGTGGCTAATTTTTTAGATAAAATTCCTTTTTCTTTATTGGCTTCGATATTCTCTTTCATTTTACCTTTCAGTAAATGCGTGTTTTCAAGAAGGTTTTCCATCGAACCAAATTCTTTCAGGAATTTTTTGGCAGTCACTTCGCCAACTCCTGGTAATCCAGGAATGTTATCGACAGCATCTCCCATCATTCCAAGAAAATCAATTACCTGTTCTGGTTTTTCGATTTCAAATTTTGCCAAAACTTCAGGAACTCCCCAAATTTCGATACCATTTCCCATACGGGCTGGTTTGTACATAAATATATTTTCAGAAACCAATTGAGCAAAATCCTTATCTGGTGTTACCATAAAGACTTTGTAGTTTTCTTTTTCAGCTTGTTTAGCAATTGTTCCAATCAAATCATCTGCTTCGCAGCCTTCTATCTCTATAATAGGAATGTGCATTGCTCTTAATAATTCCTGAATATAAGGCACGGCAATTTTAATTGCTTCCGGAGTAGCGTCACGATTGGCTTTATATTCTGTAAACATTTCGGTTCTTACATGACTTCCGCCTTTATCAAAAGCTACAGCCAAATGATCTGGTTTTTCACGTTTAATAACATCCAAAAGCGAATTCATGAATCCCATAATCGCTGATGTATCCATTCCTTTTGAGTTGATTCGTGGATTTTTTATAAAAGCATAATAACCACGAAAAATTAATGCATAAGCATCGAGAAGAAAAAGACGTTTTTGAGTTGACATAAAAAAAATTATTAGTCTGTAAAAATAAACAATTGGGTCTCAAAAAATAATCAAAAAAGAAATTTTTTACCATATAAGTAATATAAGTTCATTTTAGTAGAGATGAATAGCATTGTAAAGACGCGAAGCAGTATGTCTAATATCTCGTTGATAAAATTAAATGAACTTATATTACTTATATGGAGGAAAAAGCCCCAATAGTTAATGTCAAGTTAAAATATTTATGCAGGAGGTTTTCTTCATTTTGTCTTCATATTACAGGGGTACATTTGATCTATAAAATAAAAGGAATCAATTTTAAAAAATAGAAATCATGAGAAATTTATTAATGCTATTAGTAGCAGTTTTAGGAACAAGTGTAATGGTAAGTGCATTTCCTGCAAAAGATATTAAAACAGCTCCGGCAAAAGAAGTTAAAGCTGCAAAACATTCAAAAAACAAAGCGGATAAAAAAGTGAAATCAGAAAAAAGCGAGGCTACTAAAGTAGAGACAGCTAAAGTGAAAAAATAAGAAAAAAGGAATTATAATATAAAAGGTTATTTAATTTAAAAATCAAGACATCATGAAAAATTTATTTATTGTATTAGCAGCGGTTTTAGGAACAAGCGCAATGGTTAGCGCTCAAACAACTCCAACTCAGGCAACACCTGCAAAAGAAGTTAAAGCGACAAAACATCATAAAAATAAAGCTGATAAAAAAGTAAAAGCAGAAGCTCCAAAGGCAGAAACTTCAAAAGTAAAATAAGAAAATAGGTTGTTATAAAAGGTTAATTTAATTTAAAATCAAGACATCATGAAAAATTTATTTATTGTATTAGCAGCAGTTTTAGGTACAAGTGCAATGGTTAGCGCTCAAACAACTCCAACTCAGGCAGCTCCTGCAAAAGAAGTTAAAGCTACAAAACATCACAAAAACAAAGCTGATAAAAAAGTAAAAGCAGAGGCTCCTAAAGCAGAAGCAACTAAAATGAAGTAATAAAAGTTGTTTTTGTTTTGCTTTCAAAGAATTGTAAAGGAGGCAAAACAGAAGTAATGATTATGAGAATGCAGATGGAGAAAGCTGGTAAAGAAATTTATCAGCTTTTTTTAATTCGTTAATTTTTTAATAATGCGCAATAATGTTTTTTAGAATTGATTAAATTTAGTTGCGCTTAAATGCTCTGTTATGAATATTTTAATTGTTGAAGATAATAAGGAACTAGCTGTTGAAGTTTATGATTTTTTATGCAACGTAGGTTATGTTTGCAAGATTGCTCATAATTGTGCCGATGCCCTTGAAGAAGTAAATAGTAACGATTATGATGCGATGCTTCTGGATCTTGGTTTGCCTGACGGAGATGGATTTGAGGTTTTGCAAACGGTTCGAAAAACAAAATCGAAAATAGCGGTTATTGTTCTTACGGCGCGAGGTGAATTAGATGACAGAATAAATGGTCTGCATCTTGGTGCCGATGATTATTTGACTAAACCGTTTGCATTAACAGAACTTAGTGCGCGTTTGTTTGCTGTAATTCGCAGAATTCATGGTTTTACTGTAAACAGTTTAAGTATTCACGGTTTTTTGCTGCAGCTTCAGGATTATAAAGTGAGCTACGATAGTGTTCCAATTAGTCTTACCAAAAAAGAATTTGATATTTTTCAGTATTTGGTTTTAAACAAAAATCGTGTAATTACCAGATTACAACTTACAGAACATATTTGGGGAGATATCCTCGAGGTAAATTCAGATTCTAATTTTATAGATGTTCATGTTCGAAATCTTCGTAAAAAACTCGACAAACATACGGCTATAGATTGGTTTGAAACCGTTAGAAATGTTGGTTATCGTATTAATGAGTAAATAAAATACTGTGAAGATAAAGCATCAATTGGCTATTTTTAATGCACTAACAAGGTTGTTGGTGATTTTGGTTTTATGGCTAATGTTGCCTATTCTGGTCGAAAATGTTGTTTACAGACATATTAATAATGGATTGCTGGAAAAAAAACAAAAATTCATACAACATTTAGATCAAAATGAAATAAATGATTTTATCGAAAATTCAGATGATTCAACCGAAACCTATTCGCAGTTTTCTACCTTACATAGTGAGTTTTTAGTACTTTCTAAATCGCCTGTAAAAATTGCCAAAAAGAAAGCTGTTTTTACTAATGAATATCGCATTATAGAAGGTGAAGAAAATGAATACAGAATTTTGCAATATCATTTTACTTTTGGCAATCAGGGATATAATTTAGAAATAGGAAGCAGTCTTGCTGAAATAAATGACCTTACTTTTATCATCAGGTTTTTTATTATCATTGTTTTTGTGGTTATCCTGCTGATTACCTTTTTGGCAGATACTTTTTATATTGAATATTTACTGAAGCCTTTTTATAAAATTATTGATACCAAAATAAGGCGTGTCAACGAACCTGAAGCATTTGATCATACGCCAATAAAAGCAAGGTCGAGAGATTTTAGGGAGCTCGATTTTGTTTTGAACCAAATGATGGATCGTATTGCAGAGCTTTTTAAAAAAGAAAAACAATTTATTTCGAATGTTTCGCATGAATTGCTTACTCCTATAGCTTTGCTTAAAAACAAGTTTGAGAATTTGCTTCAAAATGATTCTCTTGATGATAATGCTTTCGATAAAATTGCAGGTTCGTTAAGAACTTTAGATATGCTGAAAAAAATTATCAATAACTTATTGTTGATTTCCAGAATCGAAAACAATCAGTATGAGGCAAATGAAAGTATTAATTTTCATGAACTTGTTACTGATTTGCAAGAAGATCTGGAGGATAGGATAGAAGACAGGGAAATTCAGTTTTTAAACAAAATGCAGCATGATTATATCTTTACAGGAAATAAAACACTTATTCATATTCTGATTTATAATTTGGTAACCAATGCCATAAAATACAATAAGCCACAAGGAAGCATTGAAGTTACAGATGGTTTTTTAGAAAATAAATATTTTATTTCTATAACTGATTCAGGCATTGGAATGAATGATTCTCAAATCGAAAATATATTCAACAGGTTTGCCAGAATAAGCTCTGATCAGGAAGGTCAGGGGTTAGGGCTTGCGATTGCGGATAGTATTGCATCTTTTCATCATATCGAGATAAAAGTTTCTTCTGCTTTAAATGAAGGTACAACCTTTATGTTGCTGTTCCCGGAGGTTTTAAAACATAATTAAACGTTAATTTTTTCAAAGTCGTTCAATCTTCATTTTGTCTTCATTTAGCGTATATATCTTTGAGGTATAATAAATGAAAGTATTAATAATCATAAAAACTTCAATCATGAAAAAATTAGTAATGTTAGCAGTAGCTGTTTTAGGAACAACTGCAATGGTAAGCGCTCAAACAACTCCAGCACAAACAACTCCGGCAAAAGAAGCAAAAGCTCCTAAGAAAGACAAAAAAGCAGATAAAAAAGCTAAAAAAGCCGAAGTAAAAGCTGAAGCAGCTAAACCAGAAGCTAAAAAATAAAACAACGCAGGTTTGATTTAAACCGTGTTGTGGATTATAAAGGTTTTAAAAAATTTGGTAGAGAAAAAGCTGGTAGAGAAATCTATCAGCTTTTTGTTATTTATTTGAGTTAAATTTTTGATAATAAAAAGCAATAAAAAATTCATTCTTTGTTACTTTGCTTAAAACTATTAAATAATGATCTTACGTTTTGTACTGCTATGTGCTCTTTTTTTATTTATTGAGTTCTATTCTTATCAAGCCTTTCGTACTTTAATCAGATTAAGATGGGTTTTGGTGAGTTATCAAGTTATAAGTTTACTGCTTTTAATTTTTATCATTTACTCTTTTACGCAATTTGATCGTTCTGTTGGGCAAACCAAGCAAACCATGTTTACAATGGGTTTGATGTTATTGGTTTATGTGCCAAAAATAGTTTTAACGCTAGTAATGTTTGGCGAAGATATTTTTAGAATAGGAGCAAGTATTTTAAACTATTTCATGTATAATGCCCCTCGCTCAGAAATGATGCCAAACAGACGAAAGTTTGTGAGTCAGATTGCATTAGGTTTGGCGGCGGTTCCTTTTTTATCATTGATTTACGGAATTTTTGAAGGGAAATATAATTTTAAAGTTTTCAGACAGACGATTTATTTTCCTGATTTACCGGATGCTTTTGATGGATTTAAAATTACTCAGATTTCAGATGTTCATAGCGGAAGTTTTGATAATCCGGATAAAATAAATTATGCTATTGATTTGATTAATGAGCAGGAAGCGGATATGATTTTATTTACAGGAGATATTGTAAATACTCATGCTAAAGAAATGCATCCTTGGTTAGAAACTTTCAATAGAATAAAAGATTATAAATACGGGAAGTTTTCAGTTTTAGGAAATCATGATTACGGAGAATATGTTACATGGCCTTCTGAAAAAGAAAAAGATGAAAACTTCAAAGGAATAAAAAGTCTTTACGGACAAATAGGATTTGAACTTTTGCTTAACGAACATACTTATATCCAAAAAGGCGATGATAAGATTGCACTTATTGGAGTAGAGAACTGGGGGCATAATTTTAAAAAGGCAGGAGATTTAAACAAAGCATCTCAAAACGTGCATCAGGACGATTTTAAAGTGCTAATGAGTCATGATCCGAGTCATTGGGAGTATGAGATAAAAAATCATCCTAAAAACTTTCATTTAACGTTGGCGGGTCATACGCACGGTATGCAATTTGGAATTGAAATTCCGGGATATTTTAAGTGGAGTCTTGCGCAATACATTTATAAACAATGGGCAGGATTATACGAAAATGTTGGCCGATACGTTTATGTAAATCGCGGATTTGGTTTTCACGCTTATCCGGGACGAGTGGGTATCATGCCCGAAATTACAGTGATTGAACTAAAAAAAGGGAACAATGTGGCTTAATTCGTTAAAAATGCTACATTTGTATATAATTATCTCTTTTTAACAGAATAAAAAAGAATTAAATTTTTGGTTTTATGTCAAAATTTGGAGAACTTATAAATGCTCAGGTTCCGGTGTTAATTGATTTTTACACAGACTGGAACGAATCATCTGTATCGATGCATCCTGTTATTAAGGATGTTGCGGCTGCGCTAGGCGATAAAGCCAAAGTGATTAAAATTGATGTGGATAAAAATCAGGAATTAGCAGAAGCGCTTCGTATAAAGGGATTACCTACTTTAATGATTTATAAAGAAGGACAAATGATCTGGAGACAATCGGGCGAACTTGATGCCAATACAATTATCGGAATTGTCCAGGAACAATTCAATCTATAAAATATAACTACTCTTTAGTTGGTATTATTTAGTGAATAATATCAAATGTATATCCATTTTCCTTTAAAAAGTGCAACGTTTTAGGCAACGCAAATTTTAAATTAGGCGACGCCTTTATGCTGTCATGAAATACAATTACGCTTCCTGACTTTACGTTTTTAGTCACGTTTTCAAGGCATTTTTCAGGAGTGATAGATTGGTCGAAGTCTGCACTCAAAACATCCCACATAATAATCTTATAGCCTAGTTTTCTTAGAATTTTAGATTGCGCCTTTTTTATTTTCCCGTAGGGCGGGCGAAATATCATATTGCATGTTTTCTCTTCTTCCAGAACAGCAGCACAATTTTTTACATTCTCTATGTAATCATTATTGTTGCTTTTCCATCCATTTACATGGTTCATGGTATGGTTGCCTATGGCATGTCCGTCTGTGAGTAGTTTTTCGAATAATGCTAAATTGGCTTTTATGTTTTTTCCTATGCAAAAGAAAGTCGCCTTTGCATCAAACTTTTTCAATTCAGATAAAACCCAGTCTGTAATCTCCGGAGTTGGGCCATCATCAAAGGTGAGGTATATTTTCTTTTCGTTGTTTGGAATGTCCCAACAGTACTTAGAAAATACCCTTTTTATGAATGAATTTGTTTTTACCCAATAAAAGCTCATTTTAATTTGTTTTACAGATATGTAAAAATAAAAAATGCAGCGCTATTTATCAAGTTGCGCTGCATTTTTTTAATTGCTATGTTTTTCGTATATTATTATTCTTTTTCTCTTCCAAAACGTTCAAAAACATTTACATAAGTATTAAATGTCACTTTGTGTTTTTCGTAGAAAGCAAGATCTTTATTTTCTTTCATCACTTGCAATAAGCTTCTGTAACGCTCAATATCGGTAATGATATCAATAGCTAAGTCGGTTTGATCGCCAGGTGTAAGTGTTGCGTAATAATTTAGTTCTTCTTTGTATTTGTTAACTAGTTTATCTAGCAAATCATGTGCTTTTGCAGTTTCGCCAACTTTATAATATCCTCCTGCAAATGGTTCTACTAAAGAGTAATATCCGTATTTATCAAGTGGCATTTTTGTTATTGCTAAGTTGATAATGTTTTTGGCTTTATCAATTTTGCCTTCTGCAATAAGCTGGTTCATTAAACGTGACAAGTTTGTGCGGTATGTAATACTGTTTCTTCTGGTTTCAGGATCATGGTAAATGTTACCGTTACTGTTCCCCCAATCCCATTTCATTACAATGTCGTACATTTTATCAGCATCAATTTGTCCCATGTCCATAGGTCCGCCATCTTTTGAAGGTGTGTTTCTAATAGGAACTAATTTGTACACCATTCCGTCTAGTTGTAAATAATCTTTCAACCATAAATAATCTTCATCGTCAAAAGCGCCTCCACTAAAATAAATTGGTCTTTTCCAGTTGTTATTAGCAAGGATATCAAGCATCATTAGGCGATTTTTGTATAACGCACTTCCTTTGATGTCAATATCCATATAAGGTACGATAGAATCGTTGTATTTAGGATTAACAACTTTATTTTTAATTATAGCTTCTTTATCAACATTAAGTCTGATTTTATTTGTTGGATAAAAATGAATTGTTTGTCCGTTTTGTAAACCTACAGTCGATTTTGGATTTTTAATAAAATCAATGAAATCTTTTATGTTCCAGCGTGTTTCGATTTTAGGAATATGAGCAACATAATCTAAATTATCACCCACATATTGATCGTGTGTAAAAGATATTGGTAACGGATCTGACTCATAAGCTTTTGCTTTCATTTGATCAATATACCAATCTGTCATAAATAAACTTGTATTTACAATTTTAACATCGGTTCTAATGCCTTCAATTTCCTGTGCATACCATAACGGGAACGTATCATTATCTCCAATTGTAAATAAAATAGCATCTTTATCACAAGAATTCAGGTAAGCTTTTGCCATTGCAACTGCCGTATATTTTCCTGATCTGTCGTGATCATCCCAGTTTTGAGCCGCCATTAAAACAGGAGCAGCTAATAAACTTGCGGCAATAATAACCGGGCCTGCAATTTTAGGAGCAATGTATTTTTGAATAGTTTCATAGAGAGAATAAACTCCAAAACCTATCCAGATGGCAAACACATAAAAGGATCCTACTAGCGCATAGTCTCTTTCACGAGGTTCAAAAGGTCGCTCGTTCAGGTAAATTTTTAATGCGATTCCGGTAAAAAGGAATAATGCTAAAAGCACATAAAAACTTTTAAGATCTTTATTTGCGTGATACATTAACCCTATAAGGCCTAAAATAAATGGCAAGAAGAAATAAACGTTTCTTCCTTTATTGTTTAAAACATCTGATGGTAAATTGTCTTGAGAACCTAGATGCAAAGAGTCAAGAGCTTTGATTCCGCTAATCCAGTTTCCGTCAAGATTGTCATATTTACCCTGAACGTCACTTTGGCGTCCAACGAAATTCCACATTAAATATCTCCAGTACATATATCCAAATTGGTATTCGAACATAAAGCTGAAATTATCTACAGCTGTTGGTTTTTCGATGATTAAATAATCGCCATAACTTTTTAGGAATTTAACGTATCCTTCGTTGTCAATTTGCTTTTGAGCATAAGCGTTTCTGAATTCAGAAATTGTTTTTTCAACTTCATTACGCAATTGTGCTGTAGCTTTATTGTATTCATCTTCGCTTAGCTGGCTTGCGTCAATTCCGTATTTTCCTAAATCCTGTTCGTAATCGTAGTTAGGATTTATTTTGAATTTAGGAGGATTTGTAAAACTGATATAGTTTTGAATATGTCCTGTTTCAGTACTCCACATTCTTGGTAAAAGCGCCTTTTGATTGTCGTCTGAATTTTGACTGGCATTTTTATAATTATTGGTAATGATATATTTGCCGGTTTTATAGTCTCTTTCGTAGTTAGGTTTTTTGTCTGAGTATGGGTTTTTTGCATCAAGGCCAGCAAAAACTTCTGTGTATTGAGGACCATAAAACAAAGGGTTTACACCGTATTGTTCACGATTGTAATATGCTAAAACCTCGGCAGCATCTGATGGTTTGTTCTCGTTGATCACTGGGTTTGCATTAGCACGAACCGGCAGCATCATCCAGGTCGAGAAACCAATGAAGATAAATAAGATGCAAAGAATGATGGTGTTATAGAAAACCAATCCTTTTTGTTTGGTGAATTTTAATCCAAAATAAAAGAAAGCAATTAGAATTAAAGCTACAAATAAAGTTCCTGAGTTAAATGGTAATCCAAAACTGTTTACCATGAAAACTTCAGTATCAGCAAATGCTTCCATTGTTAATGGTAAAAGCAATTTGAAGATGAATAATAAAACACCAATTACTACAACATTGGCAATAAGAAAGTTTTTGATTGTAACTTTTTCGTAATGCTTAAAATAGTAAAGAAATCCTATTGAAGGAATAGTTAGTAAAGCCATAAAGTGAACTCCAAACGAAAGTCCGATAACTAATGAAATGACTAATAACCATTTATTTCCTTTAGGTTTATCCATGTCTTGTTCCCAACGAAGACCAAGCCAGAAAAGTAACGCAATTAATAAAGAAGCCATAGCATAAACTTCGGCTTCAACAGCATTAAACCAGAAGCTATCAGAGAAAGTGTAGGCAAGAGCGCCAACAAAAGAGCTTCCCAGAATAACAATTGAATTGTTTTGATTGATTTCAGAAAAACGTTCTATAATCTTTTTCAAAATCATAGATGAAGACCAAAACATAAACAAAATAGTAAATGCGCTTGAAAAAACAGACATCATATTAACCATTACTGCAACATGCTGAGCATCGATAGCAAACATGGCAAAAAAAGCGCCCATCATTTGGAATAAAGGTGCTCCGGGAGGGTGACCAACTTCTAATTTAGCTGCTGTGGCAATATATTCGCCACAATCCCAGAAGCTCATAGTTGGTTCAACAGTTAATGTATAGGTAGTTAAAGCGATTGCAAATGCAAACCAACCAATAATTGTATTCCATTTATTGAAATTGAATTGTGCCATATTTA encodes:
- a CDS encoding metallophosphoesterase, whose amino-acid sequence is MILRFVLLCALFLFIEFYSYQAFRTLIRLRWVLVSYQVISLLLLIFIIYSFTQFDRSVGQTKQTMFTMGLMLLVYVPKIVLTLVMFGEDIFRIGASILNYFMYNAPRSEMMPNRRKFVSQIALGLAAVPFLSLIYGIFEGKYNFKVFRQTIYFPDLPDAFDGFKITQISDVHSGSFDNPDKINYAIDLINEQEADMILFTGDIVNTHAKEMHPWLETFNRIKDYKYGKFSVLGNHDYGEYVTWPSEKEKDENFKGIKSLYGQIGFELLLNEHTYIQKGDDKIALIGVENWGHNFKKAGDLNKASQNVHQDDFKVLMSHDPSHWEYEIKNHPKNFHLTLAGHTHGMQFGIEIPGYFKWSLAQYIYKQWAGLYENVGRYVYVNRGFGFHAYPGRVGIMPEITVIELKKGNNVA
- a CDS encoding polysaccharide deacetylase family protein; translation: MSFYWVKTNSFIKRVFSKYCWDIPNNEKKIYLTFDDGPTPEITDWVLSELKKFDAKATFFCIGKNIKANLALFEKLLTDGHAIGNHTMNHVNGWKSNNNDYIENVKNCAAVLEEEKTCNMIFRPPYGKIKKAQSKILRKLGYKIIMWDVLSADFDQSITPEKCLENVTKNVKSGSVIVFHDSIKASPNLKFALPKTLHFLKENGYTFDIIH
- a CDS encoding sensor histidine kinase, producing the protein MKIKHQLAIFNALTRLLVILVLWLMLPILVENVVYRHINNGLLEKKQKFIQHLDQNEINDFIENSDDSTETYSQFSTLHSEFLVLSKSPVKIAKKKAVFTNEYRIIEGEENEYRILQYHFTFGNQGYNLEIGSSLAEINDLTFIIRFFIIIVFVVILLITFLADTFYIEYLLKPFYKIIDTKIRRVNEPEAFDHTPIKARSRDFRELDFVLNQMMDRIAELFKKEKQFISNVSHELLTPIALLKNKFENLLQNDSLDDNAFDKIAGSLRTLDMLKKIINNLLLISRIENNQYEANESINFHELVTDLQEDLEDRIEDREIQFLNKMQHDYIFTGNKTLIHILIYNLVTNAIKYNKPQGSIEVTDGFLENKYFISITDSGIGMNDSQIENIFNRFARISSDQEGQGLGLAIADSIASFHHIEIKVSSALNEGTTFMLLFPEVLKHN
- a CDS encoding glycosyltransferase family 117 protein; translation: MAQFNFNKWNTIIGWFAFAIALTTYTLTVEPTMSFWDCGEYIATAAKLEVGHPPGAPLFQMMGAFFAMFAIDAQHVAVMVNMMSVFSSAFTILFMFWSSSMILKKIIERFSEINQNNSIVILGSSFVGALAYTFSDSFWFNAVEAEVYAMASLLIALLFWLGLRWEQDMDKPKGNKWLLVISLVIGLSFGVHFMALLTIPSIGFLYYFKHYEKVTIKNFLIANVVVIGVLLFIFKLLLPLTMEAFADTEVFMVNSFGLPFNSGTLFVALILIAFFYFGLKFTKQKGLVFYNTIILCILFIFIGFSTWMMLPVRANANPVINENKPSDAAEVLAYYNREQYGVNPLFYGPQYTEVFAGLDAKNPYSDKKPNYERDYKTGKYIITNNYKNASQNSDDNQKALLPRMWSTETGHIQNYISFTNPPKFKINPNYDYEQDLGKYGIDASQLSEDEYNKATAQLRNEVEKTISEFRNAYAQKQIDNEGYVKFLKSYGDYLIIEKPTAVDNFSFMFEYQFGYMYWRYLMWNFVGRQSDVQGKYDNLDGNWISGIKALDSLHLGSQDNLPSDVLNNKGRNVYFFLPFILGLIGLMYHANKDLKSFYVLLALFLFTGIALKIYLNERPFEPRERDYALVGSFYVFAIWIGFGVYSLYETIQKYIAPKIAGPVIIAASLLAAPVLMAAQNWDDHDRSGKYTAVAMAKAYLNSCDKDAILFTIGDNDTFPLWYAQEIEGIRTDVKIVNTSLFMTDWYIDQMKAKAYESDPLPISFTHDQYVGDNLDYVAHIPKIETRWNIKDFIDFIKNPKSTVGLQNGQTIHFYPTNKIRLNVDKEAIIKNKVVNPKYNDSIVPYMDIDIKGSALYKNRLMMLDILANNNWKRPIYFSGGAFDDEDYLWLKDYLQLDGMVYKLVPIRNTPSKDGGPMDMGQIDADKMYDIVMKWDWGNSNGNIYHDPETRRNSITYRTNLSRLMNQLIAEGKIDKAKNIINLAITKMPLDKYGYYSLVEPFAGGYYKVGETAKAHDLLDKLVNKYKEELNYYATLTPGDQTDLAIDIITDIERYRSLLQVMKENKDLAFYEKHKVTFNTYVNVFERFGREKE
- a CDS encoding response regulator transcription factor — translated: MNILIVEDNKELAVEVYDFLCNVGYVCKIAHNCADALEEVNSNDYDAMLLDLGLPDGDGFEVLQTVRKTKSKIAVIVLTARGELDDRINGLHLGADDYLTKPFALTELSARLFAVIRRIHGFTVNSLSIHGFLLQLQDYKVSYDSVPISLTKKEFDIFQYLVLNKNRVITRLQLTEHIWGDILEVNSDSNFIDVHVRNLRKKLDKHTAIDWFETVRNVGYRINE
- a CDS encoding thioredoxin family protein, whose translation is MSKFGELINAQVPVLIDFYTDWNESSVSMHPVIKDVAAALGDKAKVIKIDVDKNQELAEALRIKGLPTLMIYKEGQMIWRQSGELDANTIIGIVQEQFNL
- the polA gene encoding DNA polymerase I, whose translation is MSTQKRLFLLDAYALIFRGYYAFIKNPRINSKGMDTSAIMGFMNSLLDVIKREKPDHLAVAFDKGGSHVRTEMFTEYKANRDATPEAIKIAVPYIQELLRAMHIPIIEIEGCEADDLIGTIAKQAEKENYKVFMVTPDKDFAQLVSENIFMYKPARMGNGIEIWGVPEVLAKFEIEKPEQVIDFLGMMGDAVDNIPGLPGVGEVTAKKFLKEFGSMENLLENTHLLKGKMKENIEANKEKGILSKKLATIICDCDVVFNENDYELSRPDIEKTDAIFQELEFRRMAEQFDNLFKAGGGNELANAGQPSDAKLYKKPQPKNEDQFDLFGGGATTDENTEERTSFYNTLENTPHSYQAIEGDLGIKLLLQNLQKQTAVCFDTETTGLDALHAELVGMSFAYEKGKAFYVPFPESQEEAQILVDKFKPFFENENIEKIGQNLKYDLKILSNYGVIVKGKLFDTMIAHYLINPDMRHNMDILAETYLKYSPKSIETLIGKKGKNQITMRDVALEDIKEYAAEDADITLQLKELFTAELDKTETKKLFDEIEIPLVSVLADMETEGIRLDVEFLSIMSKEMDIEIKSLEEKIYETAGEKFNLASPKQLGDILFDKLKIGGAKQKKTKTGQYATGEEVLTYLANDNPIVKQILDWRQMVKLQSTYILALPEQVDKKTLRVHTDYMQTVAATGRLSSNNPNLQNIPIRTERGRQIRKAFVARDENHTLISADYSQIELRIIAALSGEENMIAAFKNGEDIHKATAAKVFDVPLDEVSREQRSNAKTVNFGIIYGVSAFGLSNQTSLSRSESAALIEAYYKTYPRLRSYINEQIEFARENGYVQTILGRRRYLKDINSANAVVRSAAERNAVNAPIQGSAADVIKIAMINIHKKLKEENWKSRMLLQVHDELVFDVHNDELEKIQPMIKHEMENAFMMSVPLDVELGLGKDWLEAH